Proteins found in one Candidatus Saccharimonadales bacterium genomic segment:
- a CDS encoding VTT domain-containing protein, translating into MSLLPNTISLIEGASSTVGIIAILAILFAESGFFVGLILPGDTLLFAAGFLLSQHYLHINIYLFYVLMMLAAILGSNLGYYLGRKFGPKVFAREDSVFLHKENITRAKKFYKRHGGKTIFLSRFIPTVRTFAPLIAGIGGMTYRRFMFFNVLGGVFWVALITTLGYFLGARFKGSIDHYVLPIVAIVIISSWIPAIIHFSRDATGRRLLFEKLRTIKVIPGRKQS; encoded by the coding sequence GTGAGCCTACTACCTAACACTATCAGCCTCATCGAAGGGGCCTCTTCTACGGTCGGCATTATTGCCATACTTGCCATTCTCTTTGCGGAGTCTGGATTCTTCGTCGGCCTCATCCTCCCAGGTGATACACTGCTCTTTGCCGCAGGTTTCCTGCTCAGCCAACATTATTTGCATATCAACATATATCTCTTCTATGTCCTGATGATGCTCGCCGCGATTCTGGGCAGCAATCTGGGCTATTATTTGGGGCGTAAGTTTGGACCAAAAGTCTTCGCGCGCGAAGATTCAGTTTTCTTGCACAAAGAGAATATTACCAGAGCAAAGAAATTCTATAAGAGACACGGAGGTAAAACAATCTTCTTATCGCGTTTTATCCCGACCGTTAGGACATTTGCCCCTCTTATAGCCGGAATCGGGGGCATGACGTATCGGCGTTTTATGTTCTTCAATGTCCTCGGAGGTGTTTTTTGGGTCGCTTTAATTACAACTCTTGGCTACTTTCTGGGGGCACGTTTCAAAGGCAGCATTGACCACTATGTATTACCCATAGTAGCAATCGTTATTATTAGCTCTTGGATTCCTGCAATAATTCACTTCTCCAGGGACGCAACAGGACGCAGGCTACTATTTGAGAAGTTACGAACAATAAAAGTTATCCCTGGACGAAAACAAAGTTAA
- the uvrA gene encoding excinuclease ABC subunit UvrA, translating into MSDSIDVRGAREHNLKNVNVTIPREKLVVITGLSGSGKSSLAFDTIYAEGQRRYVESLSSYARQFLGLMEKPDVDQIDGLSPAISIDQKSTSRNPRSTVATVTELYDYLRLFFARIGVPHCPICGKPVHHLTIQQIVEKVRDLPDGARLMILAPLVIDKKGEFAHIPAQYRQGGFARVRVDGVVYALDEFPVLDKQKKHSIELVVDRVTNEENNQNRISQSIEQALDLGDEVVQVVDVDNEITHLFSQRYACVDHPSVAIPELQPRLFSFNSPHGACPVCTGLGTRLEVDPDTVLNMQLTIAEGAVRPWARVRVDTWYMRQVAAMAEAHGFSIHTLPVGQMSEEQRKLILYGTGSRRYRVALGSGRTFETTFEGVIPNLERRYRETESDFIRRDIEKFMRERKCTTCHGARLKPEALAVTVHDLTIVDISNLSVVDARELFTKNLKLSEKELFIAKQILREITARLDFLNDVGLSYLELGRSASTLSGGEAQRIRLATQIGSGLMGVLYVLDEPSIGLHQHDNDRLIATLKHLRDLGNTVIVVEHDEETIRSADHLLDIGPGAGIHGGKVVAEGTPDEVAKDPNSITGRYLSGKETIPVPKSRRKGNGRELIVKGAREHNLKNINVNIPLGKLVVVTGVSGSGKSTLVNDILAKELAHRLHHANTVSGAHDAIEGIDNLDKVIVIDQSPIGRTPRSNPATYTGVFTPIRELFASTPEASVRGYKAGRFSFNVKGGRCENCQGDGVIKIEMHFLPDVYVQCEECKGKRYNREALDIHYKEKTISDVLEMTVEQAVEFFANIPSISRKLETLNEVGLGYIKLGQPATTLSGGEAQRIKLASELSRRATGRTLYILDEPTTGLHSDDVKKLLHVLNALVDTGNSMIIIEHNLDVIKSGDHLIDMGPAGGEDGGEVVVEGTPEQVTTNKLSFTGKYLTPLLKN; encoded by the coding sequence TATTACTGGCCTCTCAGGCTCGGGGAAGTCGTCGCTTGCCTTTGATACGATCTATGCCGAAGGCCAGCGACGCTACGTCGAAAGCTTGAGTAGTTATGCCAGGCAGTTTTTGGGTCTGATGGAGAAACCCGATGTCGATCAGATAGACGGCCTCTCCCCAGCTATAAGCATTGACCAGAAGTCGACCAGCCGTAATCCTCGTTCGACCGTCGCTACCGTTACCGAGCTTTATGATTATCTACGTCTGTTCTTTGCCAGAATCGGCGTGCCCCACTGTCCTATCTGCGGCAAACCGGTCCACCACCTGACTATTCAGCAGATTGTCGAGAAAGTGCGAGATCTGCCTGATGGTGCTCGCCTCATGATTCTCGCCCCATTAGTTATCGACAAAAAGGGAGAGTTTGCTCATATCCCGGCTCAGTACCGACAGGGCGGCTTTGCCCGCGTCCGTGTCGATGGGGTTGTCTATGCGCTTGATGAGTTTCCGGTTCTCGATAAGCAGAAAAAGCATTCGATTGAACTGGTCGTCGATAGGGTGACGAACGAAGAGAACAACCAAAACCGTATCAGCCAGTCCATAGAACAGGCACTTGATCTCGGCGATGAGGTGGTGCAAGTCGTCGATGTTGATAATGAGATCACCCATCTTTTCAGCCAGCGCTACGCCTGCGTCGATCATCCAAGTGTCGCGATTCCAGAGCTGCAGCCGCGACTCTTTAGCTTTAACTCACCACACGGTGCCTGCCCTGTCTGTACCGGCCTCGGCACTCGATTAGAAGTCGACCCCGATACGGTTCTCAACATGCAGCTGACGATCGCTGAAGGTGCTGTCAGACCATGGGCCCGTGTCCGTGTTGATACGTGGTATATGAGGCAAGTGGCGGCCATGGCCGAGGCTCATGGTTTCTCCATCCATACTCTGCCTGTCGGCCAGATGAGCGAAGAGCAGCGTAAACTAATTCTCTATGGTACCGGTTCGCGGCGCTACAGGGTAGCTCTCGGCAGCGGTCGAACATTCGAAACCACTTTTGAAGGCGTCATACCCAACTTGGAGCGGCGCTATCGCGAGACAGAGAGTGATTTTATCCGCCGTGATATTGAAAAGTTCATGCGTGAACGCAAATGTACTACCTGTCACGGGGCAAGACTCAAGCCAGAGGCGCTCGCGGTTACTGTACACGATCTGACCATAGTTGATATCTCAAACCTTAGCGTCGTTGATGCCAGGGAACTATTCACTAAAAATCTCAAACTAAGTGAAAAAGAACTATTCATCGCCAAGCAGATTCTTCGTGAGATCACTGCCAGACTCGACTTTCTCAACGATGTCGGACTCAGTTATCTCGAGCTGGGCCGCAGTGCCAGTACGCTGAGTGGTGGAGAGGCTCAGAGAATCCGCCTGGCCACTCAGATTGGCTCAGGCCTGATGGGTGTTCTCTATGTCCTTGATGAGCCATCCATTGGTCTGCATCAGCATGATAATGATCGCTTAATTGCTACCCTTAAGCATCTGCGTGATCTTGGCAATACCGTCATCGTCGTTGAGCATGACGAAGAAACGATCCGCTCAGCAGATCACCTACTTGATATCGGTCCAGGCGCTGGCATACACGGTGGTAAGGTTGTGGCTGAAGGAACACCAGATGAAGTTGCCAAAGACCCCAATAGTATCACGGGTAGATACCTGAGTGGCAAAGAGACTATTCCTGTTCCTAAGAGTCGCAGAAAAGGGAATGGGCGTGAGCTGATCGTGAAAGGCGCTCGCGAGCATAACCTAAAGAATATTAACGTCAACATACCGCTCGGGAAGCTGGTCGTCGTTACCGGTGTCTCCGGCTCTGGTAAGTCGACGCTTGTTAACGATATCCTGGCCAAAGAGCTAGCTCATCGTCTGCATCACGCCAACACCGTTTCTGGTGCTCATGATGCGATTGAGGGAATTGATAATCTCGATAAGGTGATTGTTATTGACCAGTCTCCAATTGGGCGAACACCACGGTCAAACCCGGCCACGTACACAGGCGTCTTCACACCTATCCGTGAACTGTTTGCCAGTACTCCTGAAGCCAGTGTCCGAGGCTACAAAGCCGGTCGTTTCAGCTTCAACGTCAAAGGTGGACGATGTGAAAACTGTCAGGGAGATGGTGTCATAAAGATTGAGATGCATTTCTTGCCTGATGTATATGTGCAGTGTGAGGAGTGCAAGGGGAAGCGTTATAACAGAGAAGCCCTTGATATTCATTATAAGGAAAAGACGATTTCAGACGTTCTTGAAATGACCGTTGAACAGGCTGTCGAGTTTTTTGCTAATATCCCAAGCATTTCCCGGAAGCTAGAGACCCTCAACGAAGTGGGTCTTGGGTACATAAAGCTTGGTCAGCCCGCAACAACCCTAAGTGGCGGTGAGGCTCAGCGTATCAAGCTGGCATCAGAGCTTAGCCGTCGAGCAACTGGCCGTACTCTCTACATACTCGACGAGCCAACAACTGGTCTACACAGTGATGACGTTAAGAAACTTCTTCATGTTCTTAACGCTCTCGTTGATACCGGTAACAGTATGATAATCATCGAGCATAACCTCGATGTGATCAAGTCCGGGGATCACTTGATTGATATGGGACCTGCTGGTGGAGAAGATGGCGGTGAAGTCGTTGTCGAAGGTACGCCCGAGCAAGTCACAACGAATAAATTATCTTTTACTGGTAAATATCTCACACCATTACTCAAGAATTAA